The Myripristis murdjan chromosome 8, fMyrMur1.1, whole genome shotgun sequence genomic sequence AGCTTATTTCACTGTTTGGATGGAGCAACTGAGACGAACGCTGACAGAGATCCaggagaggagtgtgtgctgGATGGGAtgctgtgtgcgtgtttgtgcgcCTGTGCATGAACGATACAGCAGGGTTGCAGTCGATGAGACAACAAATAAGCTCGACGAATACGATTCACGCCAAGGAAGCGCTGCCAATGCGAACAGCGCTGCCTcgaacagaggacacacactgcTAAGCGATGCCTGCCATTACGTGCGCTGATTTGTgagcacgcgtgtgtgtgtgcgtgtgcgtgtgtttctgCGTGCCAACCGGGAGTGCTTTCACAGTaatcttgtctgtgtgtgtttgtgtctgtgtgtgtgcgcttttcATCTGTACAGCgaccttgtgtgtatgtgtgggttgtgtgcatgtgtgtgtgtgtgtgtgtgtgtgtgaatgggctGAGTCAGTACACTCCTTTCTACTGAAGCATGTCTATAGCTGTCCGTCTACCAGCCTAAACACAAAGAAATCTGGTTACCATCTACCTATTTCCCATCATCGTTTCCTCTTTGCGAAGCCCCTCCCTCTTGGCATATCCAGGCCCACATTTCTCCCGTTCATAATCCCCACCAAGGCCCCTCATTGGCCCTTTCAGGCCCCGCCTCCCCTCTCTCAAACAATTACTGGAGCTCCTTCATCCGGTTGAGCGCGGAGCCGGCCTGGAACCACTCGATCTGCGTCTCGTTGAAGGTGTGGTTTAGAGAGATGGAGTCCTTGCTGCCGTCGCTGTGCTTAATCACTGCTGTCACAGGCTGGAGGAGCAAACGGGAGGCAAACAGAGCTGATTTTCTTATACCTTTAGTCCTCATCTTTCCCAAATGTTATTGTACAGTACACAACAGCACCTCTGGGGGTCCATCTTTGGAGAATTGAAACCAGTTAAAGGTTTAACAATTCATTCAGAGCACTGATGCATCGATTAAAAACTGACGATACAAGTGCATCTATCtactaaataaattaatagttAATTAATTGATTCGAATCAttcacattatttatgttttgtcaATCTAACAGAATGCTATGAATTGCAACTATCTGTcaataatgttttctttttacaaaaaaataatgtttggtATTgcttcatttggaaaaaaaaaaaaaaaaaacattcttacaTACTGAATTGTGAAAGGTACTGAGTCGCTGTTAAGCTGAAAATTCACACCCCTAAAAACTGAAGCCTTATTCTTTGGGATGCAAGGCTAGGCTGTACTTTTGATTAATGCTGGGTTCATAATGAATATTACTCACCTTGCCGGGGCCAAAGCTTTTGAGTCCCATGATGGAAATCTTGTCGTCGGGGCGGATTTTGTCATAGTCGTGGGGGTCGGCAAAAGTCAGAGGCAGGAGGCCCTGCTTCTTCAGGTTAGTCTCTGTGGCAAGGATGAAGAAAGGATGCCAGGAGAGTGAAAAGACAGAataaggaggaaaagagaagataCTGGCACGTTTTTGTAAACAGAGGGGCTCTCTGCCTTAGTGGAGCAGATGCAttccacagcaacacaaactcaTGGAGAACAATACACACCCTCAGTTaagtgagcttgtgtgtgtatgtgtgtgtgtgtgtgtgtcatgatgagctgctcctttttttttgttcaaacagGCAGTACCAAacttatgtgtgtttatatccTTTCATGTTGATAAATGAGAAGatgatgtctttttcttttactatgCCGTTGTTGTCCCTGTTTTGCGATGATGTCTTTTGCTGTTGTATTTTGCACTGTATTTCTATAGCCTTTTATGCCACCAATGACTGTATACAGCAAAATTCCATAAAGGATGATTAAATAATACATAAGACTGTGTATTAAAACTGTTCTGGAAGTGCCAAGGAAGCCCTGTTAGTCAAACCCGTCCTCAAACACTACCAAACAAGCTTTCATCTACTCAGAAAGCTTCTTACCCACACCTATCACACACAGCACTCCCAAATACTCCTTTATGAGCACAAAGTGGCACTTAGAGAAATGTTCCCATAAATTGGAGACACCTGAACACATCGTCAATGTTATAGTCTCAGTATTGTAAAAGTGTAAATCCTCAGTAATGCAATCACAAGCTCAGAGACCTTTCTCTGCttttcacaaacaaataaatcagatCTAAAATTCGACATCTCCAGAGACGCCAGAATGTCTTTAAAATGTGTCCAGAGATACACAAGTGACATATTGATTATAGCTGCTTATTCTTCATCTCAGAGCCCTGACACTTACCGTGGATCCTGGCAAAGCTCTTGACTATAATGGCGCGTCCTCCCAGGTGCCGGGGCTCCAGGGCGGCGTGCTCTCTGCTGGATCCCTCTCCGTAGTTCTCATCTCCAATCACCACCCAGTTGACTCCGTTAGCCTGGGGAGATGAGAGCATGAGACGAAGATCAAACATACATGGAAATGGCTGTAAGGCTGAATGGAGTGCTAATGTGGCTTAACTTTATTGTGAAAAGTTGTAACAGCATTGGTTGAAATCCAAGCAGGACTGCACGATTACGCTTGTAATTAGAATTCCAATTATTTTGCTGAAGGGTTTCACCGCAGTTACATATCATGAGTGTTAGTCGCAGTGATTTACACTGTCTTCATGTATTTGTCAGTAGACCAAatggaattaaattaaattgcttAATATCACAGGCTACACTAAAATATTGATACATGATTGTACATGCAACTTTGTCCACTGGCACCATAAAATTAGAGTATGAAATATCCCTTTGAGAAACGTAAACATTAATACCCAGATATCATGTGATGTGAATCCATAAACTCATGTTTACAAACCCGTCCGTTTTCGCTGCCATTTAGCAGTTTGTATTTTGCTCTTCAGACTCAATTCGTTACTTCCTGTGGGCAGAAAGTGTCCGTTACACCAGAATTTCATCTGGGCAAATGCGGCAAAGTTCAATTAGTCAGGATGATACATTCTGTTGGAGTCCCACTGTGTGATTAAGTCTAATAATACAGGTGCACTTTTACATAAATCACTATAGGATATGGTGcaactttatttgtacagcactaCTACGTTGCATGGTACAGAATCTCTGAGCACAATGTAATAATGAGTGTATTTATATAACACCTTTCAAGCACAGAGCACAAGGTGCTTTGCATGGAAAGATAAAATACtatgataataaaatacaaagataaATTACACAAGTCCAGTGATAAGAACCTACAAACCTAAAATGCAAAAAccaggataaaaaaaattaaaaacaaccgAAACGGCATCTTGTCCGGCCAGGCTCACCTTGTAGTGGCGGGCCACATCAGGCACACCGCCATACTCTCCTGTCAGCTGGTTCTTGATCTTGTTGACGGCATCGTTCTCGATGTTGACTGCACCGATCAGCAGATTGTTGGAGATGTTGTCGAGGTGGCCACGGAACTTCAGCCAGGGCCCAGCGGCGCTGATGTGGTCGGTGGTGCACTTTCCCTTCACCTGGAAAACCGGAGGAACAGgaacgaggaagaggaggatgaggggaagagtaaaagaaattaaacaaatgcaatCAGCCATTGGTACCTCATTTTGTTCAATGGTATTCCAGTCATGTTAGGACAAACGCTTTTGAAAAGCAGTATGTTTAAAACCGTCCAAAAAACTGTACACAGAAACATGTTCTCCATTGGAAAAGCTGTCTGCCACCTTCTGCACATATTATTCCCATTTCCTCTTTAAACAAAGGAATACATGTGAAAGACAATATTATCCAGGATACTCTTAACTGTAAATATGTGGAGGCAAGACTTACTTAGCGGGGTCTCTGTTGAGTTTCCTGACCCACCACAGTGATCACACCCCTGGCATGTGACAGATAATACACTGCCCATGGCTTTGTCCCACATCCCACACTTATGGAATTGTGGTGTGCAGAGTGCACGTTCACACACCACTGAACACGTGTGGGAGACCATTACTTGTGTGAAAATACCCCAATCTAGGTCTACATTTAATGAATCCTTACCGTTAATACCGCTGAAAAGCAGTATTAACATAAATACACCAGTATAACTTCTTCAAGTGTGATCTAATTATTtgctcatttccatttttatttccttatttaTGCTTTTAGCTGACTGCTCATTTAATGGTTGGAATGCTAATTGGGCCTTCaattcacatatttatttagaaaatgtatttaaaattatttcagaaCTGCTTCTGGAACTGGAAACGTCATCTGTCTGCCAAGTGCGTCCCACTATGTGTTGATCAAACTGCCTAGTACTTGCAGCCCTCACGCCTACTTTTACACTTGAGTTTGCAACTCAAGTGGCCAGACACTTGGCTGAGTTCAAAGACCAAAAGTATGGGTATTGGGACAGTCCTTGTTTTTTAATCCCCTACAATTTTTCTTCGCCTCACACTGCAACTACCTCTCCCTGACTCGCACATCCACAGTGACGTTCCattcctctgttgctcccttCTTCACCAAACCATTTCTTCCCATCCATCCTCTCCTTACCTTGATCAGGACCCTCATGTCCTCCAGGTCTTTGCCGTGCCACTTGTCAAAGGGCTCCAGCAACTGCAGACGGTTGCTGGCAGGGTTCACATCCACCTGAGCAGCATCAAATCAGCATCAGATGTGAAGTGTTCATAACAAAACCAGACACTTTCATCACAAAAAGTATTTCAGAGGATGAAAAGGCAGCAGAATTCCAGATCAAAGAGGGTTTTATTAAAGCAAACAACTCTGCTCATTGCAGCCTAAGCCTTCATCAGTCTGTCAGTTTAGACTTGCAAACCCTTTCATATAAAGGTGAAAACTCTTACTTAACGATGACACCAGATGTTTGCTTcagtaaatgtcagttttatctGCAAGTAAAGTGCCCTGCTATTCACTTTTGGAATTTTATTCTAACCATAATAATCAAAAAGTGCTGAGATAATGTGATACCAACAAAGTGCCCCATCAgaatgtgtcagtgttattACAAAGTGTTTAACAGGACAAGTGTTTAACATCTGTCTGTCAGTTTTGTGATGTGTACTTTCTTAGGGTGCTTTCAGGACATTAAAAAGTGAACATGTTAAACATGAAATCACCTTGACAGAGCTGCTCTCTTTCGGCGGGTGCTGGTAGGTGTCCTGGCCCGGGTCAAAGTCCCTGGAGGGCAGCTCGTCACCAGTGGGCGGCTCCAGCTTGAACTTCTCTCCGTTGGGTGTGGTCAGGTAGTCGGTCTCGGGGTTGAAGTTTAGGGTTCCAGCGATGGCCAAAGCGGTGACAAtctatattacattacattgaaTAATCCATTTAAATTTCAACATCATGGTACACCAGGTAGCTCACCGGATAAGAGCGCATACCATGTATTAAGGCTGAGTCCTAATCGCAGCGTCCCTTTGCtacatgtcattccctctctctcccctgcctttcctgtctctctctactgtgactgtcaaataaagcagaaatgccaaaaaataaccTTTAAATTTCAACATCATTAAATTCAGGAGCAACACACAGAGGCGTCAAATTAAACAGCAGGACTGCTTTGATTGCAAAGGTAGAAAACCAGTCTCAGCATATTTAAATCCAGGAAGCAGAGGAGAATGGGCTCAGCTGCAATAAATCTGTGAGCTTATTAGATGTATGTGTCATGTTGGCTGTGTTTTAGCTAGTTTGAGTAAAGGTGTGATGTATTATTAGTGCACATTTATTTGCTAATTGCAGAGCTTCATATTAACACGCATGGACATAATGGTTAAACACCTGGTTGGACAAAATGTCTCTCTGGATTATTCTTGTTTAGGTCAAGTataatttaaacatatttaaataattgAGGGATAATGGCAGCaatttattattacatattttgcAGAATTTAGAGCTTTACCAGGGTTTGGGTTGACCAAAAGCCATACCTATCCAGTTCTGTTTCAATTTAGGTCAGTCCAGGCTTAAATTTCCTGGTCTCAGTCTACGctactattttaaaaaaagagaggaaatacTCAAACACTGCAGTGATGGCGTTTATTGGTGTTTACATCCAGTGGGAGAATGTTACTCCAGTGCATagttattttctttctgttttatggATTTGTGGTTCAAAGTAATAGTTTGGATTCTTATAATCATATTTGTTGCTCCATTTGattgtaatacatccaccaagtttggtccattaactccttccATGTCGCAAGAACGAGAGTTGCACTGCGAGTGTACTGTTTCAAAATTAATCAAAtaccccaattaatcgcccgggtgtttgatatgcaaaatcaacttggatcccaggcgtttaaaagaaccaggcggctattcgctgcaggcctttatttatttttgcacagacctgcaccaggccattactttgatcacagttactgtccaacatatttacagtcggtcgatttaagattacggtgcacccttttttttcctaacgttagctagctctcttattttgacagaaaacggaagcgccgcacagttattgtgcggcatttaatacgcaaaatgggtgcagaccccaggcgattataagaaccaggcggctatttgcggccaggcgattaattggtgaaatacggtagatACAAtccggaaaaaaaaagattttgaaaagtgacacaaagctgaaaaactgttgttgtgcatccctcaaaacattttattagcTTTGTGTCACTGTACAAAATTGCGTTGTATTTCAGTCTGTATCTccctcattcattttggagcaggaGACTCCTGGTGAAGCTCTCATTCTTGCAGTCTTGGTCTCATTCTTCTAGTGGATGTATTATACTCAAATGGAGAAAcaaatacagtggtgtgaaaaagtgtttgccccctccctgatttcttaattttttgcacatttgtcaatcttaaatgtttcagatcatcaaacaaattttaatattagacaaagataaccagagtaaatataaaatacggtttttaaatgatgatttcatttattaagggaaaaaagctacccaaacctacctggccctatgtgaaaaagtaattgcccccctaaccctaataactggttgtgCCACCCTTGGtggcaacaactgcaatcaagcgtttgcgataactggcaatgagtcttttacataACTGTGGAGGAAGTTTggcccactcttctttacagaaatgttttaattcagccaaattggagggttttcgagcatgaaaggcctgtttaaggtcatgccacagcatctcaattggatttaagtctggactttgactaggccactccaaaaccttcattttgggttttttaagtcattcagaggtggacttgctggtgtgttttcgatcattgtcctgctgcataacccaaatgcgcttgagtttgaggtcatgaactgatggccggacattgtcccTCAGGATTTtttggtagagagcagaattcatggttccatcaactatggcaagtcgtccaggtcctgaagcagccaAGCAGCCCCAGActatcacactaccaccaccatgtttgactgttggtatggtGTTATTtccatgaaatgctgtgttagttttatgccagatgtaacgggatgcacaccttccaaaaagttcaacctttgtctggtcagtccacagaatattttcccaaaagtcttggggatcatcaagatgtttttggcaaatgtgagattagcctttgtgttctttttggtcagcagtggttttcgccttggaactctcccatggatgccatttttgcccagtctcattcttattgttgaatcatggacactgaccttcactgaggcaagtgaggcctgcagttctttagatgttgttctggcttcttttgtgactcttggatgagtcgtcaatgcactcttggagtatttttggtaggccagccactcctgggaaggttcaccactgttccaagttttctccatttgtggataatggctctcactgtggttcactggagtcaaaagacttagaagtggctttgtaaccctttccagactgatagatgtcaattactttgtttctcatctgttcttgaatttctttagatCGCAGCacgatgtgttgctttttgagatcttttatTCTACTTCCCTTTGTCAGACAGGTTCTATTTAAGTCATTTCTTGATTCAACAGgtctggcagtaatcaggcctggATGTGGCTTGTGAAATTGAATTCAGCTCTCCAAAAAAATGTGGTAAATCACAGTCAATTCATGATTTAAcaaggggggcaattactttttcacacagggccaggtaggttttgatagcctttttcccttaataaatgaaatcatcgtctaaaaactgtattttatatttacttgggttatctttgtctgatatcaaaatttgtttgatgatctgaaacatttaagtgtgacaaacatgcaaaaaaataagaaatcagggagggggcaaacactttttcacaccactgtatgaTTATAAGAgtccaaactatcactttaataCGAAGCACCTGTCCTACTTTTTGAATGTGCAAATGCTAAATCAGTGCTACAGTCAGGTTTACCATTTCCTTACCTCAGGAGAGGTGACAAAAGCATGTGTAGCCGGGTTAGCATCATTCCTAGCAGTAAAATTCCTGTTGAAGGATGTCACGATAGtattcttctctccttttttcacaTCCTTCCTGAAGAgggcaaaaaacacacagctagTTAGTCTGATGTGTAATACATCACTCATGGGATTCTCTGTTTTATCATCAGCCCTTATAATGTTTGTGCAGACTATtgaaagtgagtaaaaaaccTTTAAGAGCAACACACATACCTGTCCCACTGTCCAATGCAGGGTCCACAAGCGTTGGCCAGCACCACACCTCCGACATCACTCAGGATCTTAGCCTGGAAGACGGAAAAAACAAATCCCCAGAAATCACTGCTACTATCTTTCAATGACATGTAAAAGATtttatgtatatctatatctatatccatctatatctctctctatatatatatatcttgaAATCTATAACTTTGATTCAATCTTGCTCATTCCAGTCTTATAATGaaacttgtttcatttttatagtGTAATTGCTGAAAGAAAATCTGAACGAGTTTTTGTTTAACAAATACTTTTGAAATCACTTGAAATTACAgtaatgtttcatttcagcatcTGAGGGAAACTTTTGACTTGGTTATAGGATGCTATTGTTCATTAAACTCTACTGAACTGAAATTTACAACATGCTCAAAGTGAAGACAGTTTCCATTATAAGGTTTCCTGTACTACCTACAGTAGGTTCAAGCTAGGTTCTAGGTTCAAGCATATTTAAAGCTCAATGtgactgtttacagtctcaaaagggctttacatgccactgttttacaacaaacaggacgcCACcacctgacttaatcctcatagcgggCAAGAAATGTCACATTACTGAGGCTCTGACTTACATATCCATCCCTCTCGATAGTGGCGCGGATCTGTTCAGACCCAGGGGTAACAGTGAATTGGGCCTTGCACTTCAGGCCCTTATCCAGAGCCTGTTTGGCCAGAGAGGCTGCTCTGCCCATGTCCTCATAGCTGGAGTTGGTGCAGCTGCCAATCAGACCTACCAAGGTCACACAGACCAGCAAGAGTCAGATTACACGCtcgaaagaagagagaagacaagaaGGAGGAAACTGAAATGATGTGGGTTACAATTACGGGGACAGATATAGAACTACTCATCTATTTTTAATAACACAGCTTCTATatgaaaagggaagaaaatagCTGAGGCGAAGTCACTGAAAAGACCAGTACATTCTACAACTTGAAACCTGGATTTACATTCTACTCATTTTCTCAGACTGGCATTATTTCTATTCAGTAGACAATTTGGAAATAAGTCATTTCAGAGGACTGGCAAGATGACAGAATGACAGAATCATAATGTCAATTAATCATCTGATCAGTAACATGGCTTGTAGaaacaaagagcaaaaatatcaaatttcaCATGACGAAGCATTCCAGATATACTGGTAACCTGATACGCTTTTTGTCACAGATACTGACCGACTTTAACCTCCAGGGGCCAGCCGTTCTTCTTGGCTATGGCCCCGATCTCAGACACAGGGTGGGCCAGGTCAGGAGTGAAGGGCCCGTTGATGTGGGGCTTCAGctgtcagaggaggaggtgaaaagCATGGACACGACATTACAACAGGCAGAATAAGACAATCATAATAAGAGATACACTGTAAATATCAGCTTTGTTATTGTGGACATAGAAAAATTTACCAGAGGAAGAACGAGAGACTTCTGAAAAGCCTCAAGTCCTGCCATAATCACCGTGATAGATTACACATAACCAGTACTGCTAATGAGGCCATAATAAAcgaattaatgcattaattagcaAATACTTTTCTGTCTACATTCTTGTCTTTGCATAACACATGTGAAGGCATTATCTTTATCTTAAAGAATTACAGACTTATAGTAGCTTCAAAGAAATACAATTTATGTAATTAAATCTAATTGGATTATCCTCTCGATAGAGGGAACGTGTGATTGAAGTGTAAAGTTTATATTTTGGattgttattgatttattatattAACAAGAATGTGTCGACACATCAAAGGATACACAGGCAGACACCACCATGATGACAAAGCAAGCATGATTACATCAAAGCAAGACAATGTTTCCAGTTATAATATTAATGGAAGGAAAGTAACCCTGAGGGTTTACTCACCTCGCTCAGGTTAATCTCAATGACTTGGTCATATTCACAGCCTTTATCTGGCACCAAGTCGTCTTTGAACTCATCAGACAGGGAGGCAATGTCTGAGAGATAgtgaaggaggaaaaagaaaataagatggAGACAAGGTAGGATGAGCTCAAAAGTCCATCTCTTATTAGCTTCTGAAATTTAATGCCTTAATACttaatttaaagtttttttgACTGAAGTTGCCAGTAGCCACTGTTTTGTGTCAAAATTCTGTATCTTTAAGGTCTTGCCAAACGTTTCCCAGATATATGGTTTCCTCcagttttattcttgtcaggagtagga encodes the following:
- the LOC115363127 gene encoding aconitate hydratase, mitochondrial-like, producing MASYCMTVTRLRLALGTGARRLHVSSAFSAKVAMSRFEPGSSVNYEKMRENIKIVRKRLNRPLTLSEKIVYGHLDDPVGQEIDRGRTYLRLRPDRVAMQDATAQMAMLQFISSGLPKVAVPSTIHCDHLIEAQIGGAQDLQRAKEVNQEVYNFLATAGAKYGVGFWKPGSGIIHQIILENYAYPGVMLIGTDSHTPNGGGLGAICIGVGGADAVDVMAGIPWELKCPKVIGVRLTGTLSGWTSPKDVILKVAGILTVKGGTGAIVEYHGPGVDSISCTGMATICNMGAEIGATTSVFPYNHRMRTYMHATGRGDIASLSDEFKDDLVPDKGCEYDQVIEINLSELKPHINGPFTPDLAHPVSEIGAIAKKNGWPLEVKVGLIGSCTNSSYEDMGRAASLAKQALDKGLKCKAQFTVTPGSEQIRATIERDGYAKILSDVGGVVLANACGPCIGQWDRKDVKKGEKNTIVTSFNRNFTARNDANPATHAFVTSPEIVTALAIAGTLNFNPETDYLTTPNGEKFKLEPPTGDELPSRDFDPGQDTYQHPPKESSSVKVDVNPASNRLQLLEPFDKWHGKDLEDMRVLIKVKGKCTTDHISAAGPWLKFRGHLDNISNNLLIGAVNIENDAVNKIKNQLTGEYGGVPDVARHYKANGVNWVVIGDENYGEGSSREHAALEPRHLGGRAIIVKSFARIHETNLKKQGLLPLTFADPHDYDKIRPDDKISIMGLKSFGPGKPVTAVIKHSDGSKDSISLNHTFNETQIEWFQAGSALNRMKELQ